A stretch of the Tachyglossus aculeatus isolate mTacAcu1 chromosome 6, mTacAcu1.pri, whole genome shotgun sequence genome encodes the following:
- the LOC119929545 gene encoding NACHT, LRR and PYD domains-containing protein 3-like, with the protein MALSVRDLLTQTLEDLLETEFRKFKGKLCEIPLWDPPGGRGGAAGIPRGALEKADRLTTADLILSYCGSGSALDVVARVLENIQQRELGNRLRERAPEAQCSPAGLISSLSLQKRTSKASGVSPSASFSEAAVAPDSGQRSRSKKRASWKISQEMYRSEIRHKYERVKDYNSLPGAWRSLEQHYVAPLIIRRCRPAREREQELLSKGPRHLELLRLCGEGGSARVRLAHLLDGPGGRRPLTVVLQGAAGIGKSYTAHKIILAWASQRLYHDRFDWVFLFNCRELGVEPRPRSLADLVLTDCPALGPHVGQIFSCPQRLLFLLDGFDELQPPRSPEEDEREEGEEGGEEAAGRRAEAAVHRRRPAAATVRLLLRQRLLPGCLVVVTTRPSALEQLEGCIRADVHLEVLGFLEPERQAFFGRFFGDAKRGREAYEAVRGNEALSTMCFVPLVCWIVCTVLHKQLEKGQGLDGLQTTTQVFLHFLSILLRFHRRPRARAPADSLLEQLGTLAVHGLLTRKVMFDREDLEAHGLPTAAPPTIFLSAVLRQGVTVDTVYSFGHMMLQELFLGLAHLLEAGLRAENGHLLQAIRFLFGLSHPQCQAMLRQLLPGRAALTPSPEGALLSWVQRSAASPRAGHPPFLLELLHCLYEWHCDGLVGQVAGQLNVRFLLFPLKRSDCLALAYCLGCCPSVSCLHLYSCGLDQGDIRLLLPALSKCQTLHLGLSDIPSGLMREIGCGFSPKQSVTSVLLQGLGPNNSSSQKETVFKVSALWGSRPCSLRVSNVAKETTLELCSWAVRAHRPREVTLQGTQLCESSFRQLCRLLRFYHGKLETLRISGNLLTKGCIPDLELLVRANPGLTHLDLSGNSLGDEAVALLCAHLGAADRQLCHLSLVENGLTQECVPALSSLLSKLPALTCLKLGFNSLGDPGLLILAPALSDPTCGLLKLDLEANGLTDACMPTLAQALARNQTLEALILNGNKLSTLSIPHLDTIWREATQLCQLELLFNQIPSTTRGRYSMYFNPCGKKPREPAVVGEAASGGAPEDGPAK; encoded by the exons AGGCCCAGTGCTCCCCAGCCGGCCTGATTTCCAGCTTGAGTCTCCAAAAGAGGACAAGCAAAGCGAGCGGCGTGTCCCCCAGTGCCTCTTTCTCAG AAGCAGCGGTGGCTCCCGACTCCGGGCAGAGGTCCAGAAGCAAAAAGAGAGCAAGTT GGAAAATCTCCCAGGAGATGTACCGCTCCGAGATCCGGCACAAGTACGAACGTGTGAAGGACTACAACTCCCTGCCGGGGGCCTGGCGCTCGCTGGAGCAGCACTACGTGGCCCCGCTGATCATCCGCCGGTGCCGCCCGGCCCGCGAGCGGGAGCAGGAGCTGCTGTCCAAGGGCCCGAGGCACCTGGAGCTGCTGCGGCTCTGCGGCGAGGGCGGCTCGGCCCGGGTCCGCCTGGCCCACCTCCTGGACGGGCCCGGGGGCCGCCGGCCCCTCACCGTCGTGCTGCAGGGAGCGGCCGGCATCGGCAAGAGCTACACGGCCCACAAGATCATCCTGGCCTGGGCCTCCCAGCGGCTCTACCACGACCGCTTCGACTGGGTCTTCCTCTTCAACTGCCGGGAGCTGGGGGTCGAGCCGCGCCCGCGCAGCCTGGCGGACCTGGTTCTGACCGACTGCCCGGCCCTCGGCCCCCACGTGGGCCAGATCTTCTCCTGCCCGCAGAGGCTCCTGTTCCTGCTGGACGGCTTCGACGAGCTGCAGCCGCCCCGCTCCCcggaggaggatgagagggaggagggagaggagggcggggaggaggcggcGGGGCGGCGGGCCGAGGCGGCCGTCCACAGGCGCCGTCCCGCCGCCGCCACGGTCAGGCTCCTGCTGCGGCAGCGGCTGCTCCCGGGCTGCCTGGTGGTGGTGACCACCCGCCCCTCGGCCCTGGAGCAGCTGGAGGGCTGCATCCGGGCCGACGTCCACCTGGAGGTGCTGGGCTTCTTGGAGCCCGAGCGCCAGGCCTTCTTCGGCAGGTTCTTCGGCGACGCCAAGCGGGGCCGGGAGGCCTACGAGGCCGTGCGGGGCAACGAGGCCTTGTCCACCATGTGCTTCGTGCCCCTGGTCTGCTGGATCGTGTGCACCGTGCTGCACAAGCagctggagaaggggcagggcctGGACGGGCTCCAGACCACCACGCAGGTCTTCCTGCACTTCCTGAGCATCCTGCTGCGGTTCCACCGCCGGCCGAGGGCCAGGGCGCCCGCCGACTCCCTCCTGGAGCAGCTGGGGACCCTGGCGGTCCACGGCCTCCTGACCCGCAAGGTCATGTTCGACCGGGAGGACCTGGAGGCCCACGGGCTGCCCACCGCCGCCCCGCCCACCATCTTCCTGAGCGCCGTCCTCCGCCAGGGCGTGACGGTGGACACGGTCTACAGCTTCGGCCACATGATGCTCCAGGAGCTGTTC CTGGGGCTCGCCCACCTCCTGGAGGCGGGGCTGCGGGCGGAGAACGGCCACCTGCTCCAGGCGATCCGCTTCTTGTTCGGCCTCAGCCACCCGCAGTGCCAGGCCATGCTGAGGCAGCTCctgccgggccgggccgccctcACGCCCTCCCCGGAGGGGGCCCTGCTCAGCTGGGTGCAGCGTTCGGCCGCGTCTCCCCGGGCCGGgcatcctcccttccttctggaGCTCCTGCACTGCCTGTACGAGTGGCACTGCGACGGGCTGGTGGGCCAGGTGGCCGGCCAACTCAACGTccgcttcctcctcttccccctcaagcGGAGTGACTGTCTGGCCCTGGCCTACTGCTTGGGCTGCTGCCCTTCCGTCAGCTGCCTGCACCTCTACTCCTGCGGCCTGGACCAAGGGGATATCCGTCTGCTGCTGCCTGCCCTCAGCAAGTGTCAGACCCTGCA CCTGGGGCTCAGTGATATCCCGTCCGGCCTCATGCGGGAGATCGGATGCGGTTTCTCCCCCAAACAGAGCGTCACCAGCGTCCTCCTCCAAGGCCTCGGTCCCAACAATTCCTCCAGCCAGAAGGAAACGGTGTTCAAGGTCTCGGCTCTCTGGGGCTCTCGGCCGTGCAG CCTGAGGGTCAGTAACGTGGCCAAAGAGACCACGCTGGAGCTCTGCTCCTGGGCCGTCCGCGCCCACCGGCCCCGGGAGGTCACCCTGCAGGGCACTCAACTCTGCGAGTCCAGCTTCCGTCAGCTCTGCAGATTGCTCCGCTTCTACCACGGCAAACTGGAGACGCTCAG GATCTCTGGGAATCTCCTCACCAAGGGCTGTATTCCTGACCTCGAACTGCTTGTCAGGGCCAACCCTGGTCTGACCCACCTGGACCTGAGCGGGAACAGCCTGGGAGACGAAGCGGTCGCCCTTCTCTGTGCCCACCTGGGGGCTGCTGACAGGCAGCTCTGCCACCTCAG TCTGGTGGAGAACGGGCTCACGCAAGAGTGCGTCCCTGCCTTATCGTCCCTGCTGTCCAAACTGCCAGCCCTGACCTGCCTCAAGCTCGGCTTCAACTCTCTGGGcgacccaggactcctgattctGGCTCCAGCCCTGAGCGATCCGACTTGCGGCCTACTCAAACTGGA CCTGGAAGCCAACGGCCTTACAGATGCCTGCATGCCCACCCTGGCTCAGGCCCTGGCTCGGAATCAGACCCTGGAGGCGTTGATCCTCAACGGCAACAAGCTGAGCACTCTCAGCATCCCTCACCTGGACACCATCTGGAGGGAGGCCACTCAGCTCTGCCAGCTCGA GCTCCTGTTTAACCAGATTCCCTCGACTACCAGGGGACGCTACTCCAT gtattttaatccttgTGGCAAGAAGCCCCGGGAGCCAGCTGTGGTCGGCGAGGCCGCGAGCGGAGGAGCCCCGGAGGACGGGCCCGCTAAGTGA